aaactttaaattttttCTCTTTACCTCAAAGTCCTGTTTGTGAAatctgaagtttaaaaaaaacatcagtatATTGTTTccacatttaaaaagttttactcctaaagaaatgaattgcagttttgaaacatatgtatgaaTCATGAGCACTCATGTGAGATGAGGAATCTAGTCTGTAAAGGGTTTAAGGgtgaaggaggaggcgagaactggcttgacgaaataaataatagtttaatgaagaaataaataaaaagacaaccACACagaggtgtcggacagctgtccataaatttctctctttgtctcactgcagtctccagtcagcctttatccctctctgaggcttgattagcctgattaggggctgggtatgtggaatcacgacccggccccgccctccaccctttCACATAGTCGTataagtaagtcgctttggataaaagcgtctgccaaatgaataaatgtaaatgtaaatgtataagtaAGCTTATAaaagcagttccccttctgtcgctcacttgacgttgtgtcgattgaagcgacactaggggtctttcttgatgGCTTcgtttacctctgaacttgagaaaaggccattgagaaattGGCGGAAAGAATTTGCATggccctcccccggacatacgggtttaaAAGGAGTAGGgcttgcatctgttcattcagattttttcttcagagccgagcggttgtgcaatcaGCAAGATGAGAATACTACTGCTCCATTCACCTCTACAGAGCGTAttgctgttggatttatggtgcatatcagtggctttctctcttCTTTGCACACTAGTGCAtcctttgcccctgggcacttcaacagagctctttaaagagtatattttctctccCTGAATAGAGTGTAATtgctaaaagagtatacacagttggcgttgaatgtccttttcaggaagggtctttttaaagatgccctacagtctctgtgtagttcctggatgcggtagatatctctccgcttctgacactCATAAGCGCTGCCTTGCAtgtctgggctgcgattacactgaggcagcatttatgaatggttcatgttcacaTTGCGAGAACCtaaccatgacaacgttgtggtTGCGGCTTTCTATCctccgagggaaagccacttcacgCTGCgccttcttcctacgggattgaggctgGCGCGGCTGGCAATGAAGGTGATTTTGGGAATGCAGCAGGCttggttttgccgggtaaatccccatgaaccacctgccccccagcacactcgtttgctTCCGTCTGGGTCCGATGTAAGCCGGCTCTGATGTCTCCCTCGGATCCCGTGAGCTGGATGATGatatcgctgctgcatcggagaacgTCACAGCGGGGTCTGATgcagatgactcgactgggctgccacctctgggtctgcttgcccaggctgaggctgacacggagatgtccgctatgcttgcccagGCCACCATGAGTGCTAGGCTCCTTCCCTCCTTCCCCTCCCCTCACccctagatgattggttcctcaatCAGTGTGTCGCTCACAGCGTCCACCCTCACCCCCAGTTCCGtgcttcccggaggtgcatgatgagttgaCGAAACCatagagggcaccttttactgcccacgGGTACATGGAGGTCCCCTAGGTGCATGGAAAACgttgctcccctccaaggcctgtaggaaaacgtcatcactgaccgccaaagcctacagagcCACCAGAcaagccacctccgccctgcacgccatggctctcccgcaagttcaccaggccaaggtgctTAAAGacctgcacttgggtagtcctgatcctgatgtgctgcaggatctGCGCTCGATGACCGACTTTGCCCCCGGTCCACGACAATCACAGTGTAGGCACTCGGAGAGGCGACGCCCACaatcgtggtccaggaacgacatctgtggctgaacctggtcgaaaTGCGGGACcctgacaaagcccgctttctcaacgcctcTGTCTCCCACTTTGGTTTATTCTGCAATGCCgttgaagactttgcccagcaaTCGCTCCATGCCTTGTCGACGTGCCAACAcacgcaccccgtctgctcaccaAGTGCATCCACCTGCGTGTGCAAACACAAGCAGCTctgccccaacccgggcccagctcttaACCCCAGCATAGAGCTCTCCGCAGGAAGCTGACACCCCATCCCAAGAACCACTGAtgggacccagaaggctcccaagcgttcctgagacaatTAAACCAAGGAGCGAGATGGTCGCTACGGAGTTGGTATCTGGACCACTCCATCTCCACTCCATCTTACCGCACCCCAcccgggctgcggtacccacattgccaGATAAAAGAGCAGTTTCCACACTCCTTCAGTCACCTAACCGGTGCCCCCACACGGCATTCTCATACCTGGAATCCGGTCCGGCAGATGTCTACAttatcctaagacctcgaccggactatgtgcccaaggttcctatgactcccccagaggtagtgaacctgcaaacgaagctgccccaggaggaggcagacccagcctttttgttgctgtgtccggtgtgtacTTTTCCCACCCATTTTGGACCGCACACGGAGCTCTAGATGATTCAGAGCAGCTCTTTCTTTGCtgtggcagacagcggaaagggacaCTGTCTCCAACAGAGGTTTGTCCACTGAGTTGCCTATTAGACCCAGGCCGTGTCTGGCCCTTGCGGGTTCCAGCACACTCTACGAGCAGTGTGAcattctcgtgggcactggccaacggcacctctctagcagacatcggCAGAGCGGGGGGCTGGGCAGCACCCAAGACCCTTGCGAGATCCATAAcctccagcctgggcaggatgtggtctccgcggggtcttttccccctgaaaaaataggagcTGGAAAAGAACACCCTCCCTGATTGCATAttatagcattaagatggccccagccacttttacACTctttgcgagaaacatagagagagaaaaggcagcgacTGTTGCGGCctactcccatgcttggcacgtgcCTTGTCCCCCCTCAACGGGTGTGGGAACCTAAAAGATTTTATGACTAAATATCTATGGAGAATTGGGGAAGGGCGTGTTATATCGTCCGACAGGGTGTGGATACAGTGGCATCCGGGACGGAGAGGTGCAGCTatgagtggggtggccaggcttctgtAAGTGGGGGcatcatattaacatttttattttagtactttttgtGAAAGCTTTTCATAACTACATTTATGTGGTTAGAAACTAATATTAGTTTATGCTTTAGTAGACCCGCATAAAATAGACAAACCCTCTTCATGTTTGTtctgcaggtgtgtttggtgAAATGAAGTCCGTGTCTGTGATGGAGGaagattctgtcactctacacactgAGATGACTGATATTAGTGATCATGATTTTATTGAGTGGACGTTTGTAGCTGAAAACACTTTATTAGTTAAAATTAATGTACTGGCCAGCAGCATCACTGTATATGATGGTGCTGATGAGAGATTCAGAAACACACTGAAGGTGAATCATCAGACTGGAGATCtcaccatcacacacacaacgATCACACACTCTGGACTTTATCAACTAAAGACTATCACCAGTGTGAGCAAGAACTTCAATCTTACTGTCTATGGTGAGTTCAATAAAATTCATCTGTTTTGGCTTTAAGAAGATCTTAACACTTAAACACTTAAACATGCTCTTTTACAGCGAGATGATTTATCATGTTTTCCAGCTCGTCTGCCGGTTCCtgtgatcatcagagactcttctcaatgttcttcaagctgtaaatgtgtgttggtgtgttcagtggtgaatgtgacacatgtgactctctcctggtacaaaggaaacagtttattgtcctccatcagtgtgtctgatctcaacagtctctctctacctctggaggtggaatatcaggagaacaacacctacagctgtgtgatcaacaatcccatcagaaaccagactaaacatctcaacaTCACTGAAGTCTGTCAGATGTGTTCAGGTGTGTCAGCGCtgatatttgtgtttatttatctgttgTTGTTTTAAACTGAAGTTTACatcataaaatatgtataaagtataaaaacaattagTTGAAAATCTCAATTTTGTTTCAGTTCCTCGTCACTCAGACGTGATCCGCTCTTGTGATTCTGCTGAAGCTGCAATGCGATTGGTCGTCTCTGCTCTGATGGGCGTGGCTGCTGTCGCTGCTATTGTAGTTTTGGGTTATGACATCAGATCCAgaagacttcacagacttcacCAGCAGATGTGATGGTGTTTGGTGtccctggtcaaaaatgaccggccaattaaaaattgcttataaatctctcattatggtattttatcaccaaatattggattagatctttttgtctttcaattagcacagattttgcatttatttttggcACTTATTGACTTGAGCTTATGCAGCTTCGTTTTTgacttaaaaagcattatttgtggataattttggcaatattaaataaaatatgaaaagatGATGTACTATTTATCACACTAGCGTGCTTTAATATATAAccaggaagtttgttttgaaatgctttaattttaaatgaaacttaCATTATATGTCCTGTTATTTGTGTCTATTTCTACTCTTTAATattattctgtgtctcactgtgatgTTCTGTATGCACCTGTTTCTCCTATCAGCTATCACCcaaaaaattccttgtgtacaCGAGAACACAAGCAATAAAGTTCATTCTGATTCAGatttgtacaaaatggcacaaagtcacacttgTCCAAATAAACACCATCAGTCCACTGCCTCTTTCTTTTAATTCATTGTTGAGTCATGGCCAAGCAGTCGGCCCAAATGCAgccaaaatgtatgttttgtacCTCAAACATaaagctctgaaccctcaaccaaaattcttggcaTGTCCATGGAGAGGATCCAAGAGGAAATCCGCCACAAGAGTGGctgatgtcgagaaacggatcaattatctggagtcatcggagaggcaATTAGCTGCTACTTGCCACCTCcttgaaagctgccaccctccccatctccgcacaccactccgaAAATAATCGTGCTCCGTCTGACTTCCAACCGTTAAAATGATTTGTCAATCAATCATggtactggtcagaacccaatttatTATATGTTTATCCCCCAAGTTTATGACCGCCCCATCATccaaagtctggggcaaagtaaaatttgagtaCCCAAAACGTCACACATACAACTCTGAAACTccaaccaaaattcttggctCTTAACACCCCCccaaagacatgggttgtgtctccatcttctgattggcattgccagcaggtgggtgtgtctttaagaccaagcctatacaatctagagggggtacAGTAGAAATTaggtaaaatcttgaattgcataaggcgcaccttTGCACCTCTAAATGCAGACTTGATATTTTTTAGAATCCTTGCCCACtcttcctcctccaataccaagtttaaatctctcTCCCTAATCTCTTGAAAGCAGTTGAAGCTCCGCCCCCCAGACTctaaattagcagggagtaatacactgatgcctcatgaccttttccaaaagcagtaatcaccacttccagagtatctgccactttaggtgtatgccactcccaaaaacaatacagagcaggtggcgcagctgtaaacaCCTATAGAACtcagatctgggaatcccaaaatgttgaaccataggTTCAGAAGATCTCAGCAGTCCACTCTTATATAGGacaccgagtgtattaacccccctcacaatccactatgaccaacagaaaggggacttattgatatgtcatttagggttcagccatatgcttgaggcaacatttaaataaatgtctgaattaaacacactTTTGCTTGTGATTCGAAGACTGACTGGGTTGTATTtggctgtattttgtttttttaattcactGGAAGATTGCTCAGACAAATGGAGTTCGTGTCTGACAGCTGTGCATAAGGCAGCGCTGACAGACTGTAACATGATCAGTGGCGGTTCTACACGGGGGCCTAGGGAGGCCCGTGCCTCTGTAGACATGTCCCTGGCCACCCCTGTGGCGCCCCCCGTGctgaccaaataaaaaaatatgaatttattatgattttacaagCGAGTGCCAAAAGCGGAACTAATTTGACGCAACGTTCTACACGGGTAAATTAGAGTGGCGCACCCAAACACTGTCTGCGGTGCTGCTCGGTGAATGAGAGCTCAGCAACTACTCTTGGAGAGAGGAGCTATACGATTTCTCCTGTTGGAAGAGTTGAAGGTAAGCAAAACGATTTAATCTCGTAAGTGATGTAAGTGTCTCGTAAGTGTAATGCATGCCCCTACGTTTTTTCCTTCTTCTAATAGTTATCATGAAACGAGGAAGGGACATATCGTCCTTTTTTGccccagtaaacaaaaaagtaagAGAAACAAATCAAGGCATTGAGAGAGTTGAGGAGCAGGAAGAGGGAGTGCCAGAGGAGTCAGTGGAGGTTGGAGAGAGGGCATGTGATGAAAGTAAGGGCTCTGACACAGAGAGGGAAGTTCTAGAGGGTGAGGATGAAGAAAACATACAGGGACAGAGAGAGGAACAGCCAGAGGGACAGAAAGTTGATCCATGTGGATCAAGTACTGCACCATCAGGTTTGTGATGAAGAAGTTTCTTACTATTTGCAAAGCAGTGCAATTATAATTTCATCCTACATGTGTCCTTAAAATGGTGCTTTCTGCTGTAACTTATTTTTTGTGTCAATATGTCTCTGTTTCTTTTATTAAGTAAATACTTGGCCTACTCTTTGAAATACATgcagatatacaggtgaaactcgaacaattagaatatcatgcaaatgtTCATGTATgtcagtaattcaaattaaaaggtgaaactaatatatttagtatatataactatatacatatgcatgattatacttttcagagggccgacatttctgtattaaaaatccttttttttttattgatttcatgtaatattctaattttctgagattttgaatttggggttttcataagctgtaagccataatcatcaaaattataacttttgcaggatattctaatttttcgagtttcacctgtacatgcatatgtaaataaatgttgtagTTTACTGTACATCTTTCTACAGATATCAGCAAGTCCAAGAATGATGTACCAGTACAGCCCAACTTGAATACATTCCCAACCACTTTGATGGGGTACAGAAGACGAAGACAGAACGTGATAAAGATATGTTTCGCACATAATTTTTCTATCCTGTAATTGACAGCATGCTCAATGAGTTGAACAGACGTTTCTCCAATACCAACTGTGAGCTCATGAGAAGCATACAGTCTCTCAGCCCCCAGAGTGATGcctttttaacccttgtgcatccttgtggacatttttggctttttcagttttgtttttttgataactttgtctgtgttaatgctaactgcataaaattttccacaggtgtgaatttttattggaattttaatatttcaccctattttctttaaaaaaatatattttttgcactagttacacaaaatactccctcttagcgtcgttttggacaaaaatgccccattgaaacccattaaaactgcgatttttaatcccagtgccagttaactataaaattatgcaatcttgtttaacattctttcattatgttggcaaggcttcaaaattgacattttaaatattttttaccagatcgtgccattttttcaggtttggcatatcatcgcttttgttgttgttttctgctgtttttggattatgcatattatagagccaattagatacattatgaatatataattgtgtgagtgtgttggtatggatttcagagtgtggtttgtatgtgtctgaggctctaataataaaaataaaaaaaattctgtttagcatttattcaattgaaaataattataattattatattttttataaaaaacaacagtggcattatgtaaacaaaccggcgtttaaagtgttaaaattctaaaaatgaatgaatgttcggtcattatgattagagctgatgctggttaaaaaaattatgtcttaTAACTattagtttttggacatggccatttttgtccataatgaacctatgtgtaacttcttttaattgatgcacaagggttaaaggaGAGCAATGTTTTTCATTTGGCCGTTTGTATAATGCAGACATTGATGATTTAGGGCATGAGCTCCATCAATTTAAGAGAGTTTTCGACAGAAAAATACAGAGTGGTGAAGTTAAAAAGCCATGCAGTACAGTTGAGCTGGTTTGTTTTATTGAGCCATACAGGGAAGTTTTCTTTGAGCTCTTTAGACTTTACAAGATTGCTGTAACCCTTCCTGTAAGCTCAGCCTCTTGCGAACGCAGTTTCTCCACACTGAAATTGATAAAAACCTTCCTGCGGTCCACCACTACTGATGAGAGACTCAGTGATCTTGGTGTCCTGAGCATAGAGTCCAGAAGGGCAAAGGCTCTGGATCTTGATGTATTTGTGGACCGTTTTTCCAGACAGCACAACCGCCGTATCCTGTtgctgtagtgtagtgtagtgtatctATTTATTAAAATTCAATTGATCCAGCATTGTTGTGCCAATTCAAATACTAAAGTGTGGACTCAACTGTCCACAGTAGTGCGGCTTCCATGAATAGGAAATGGCACATTGTTGTACCCTGGAGTTTTGATCACATTGAATTGACACCCTGTATTTGTACCCTGTactgtatttttcatttttatgtccCTTTTGCACCTCCGCTCACTCttgtacaaaataaatgtttatatgattttaaagtaaaataaagtttataatcttaaaatatcatttgttgccatttttatgtGCCCCTCTGGTTAAACACTGGCCCCTCCTTGGCCCCCCTAGTAAAATTAGTATAGAACCGCCACTGAACATGATCATCATAAAACGTTGAAAAAGGGGCATGAAAGAGGGGCATTTGTTCCTCAATGCAACAGTTAATGAGGTACATGACGCCTGTGTGACACTTAATGTGAGAAGTCAAActgctttctcacacacacacacgcacttaccacacacacacacacacacacacacacacacacacacacacacacacacacacacacacacacacacagttgtgtttccatgttttatggggactttccatagacataatggtttttatactgtacaaactttatattctatcccctaaacctacccctacccctaaacctaactctacccctaaacctaaccctcacagaaaactttctgcatttttacattttcaaaaaacataatttagtatgatttataagctgttttcctcatggggaccgacaaaatgtccccacaaggtcaaacatttcgggttttactatccttatggggacatttggtccccacaaagtgataaatacacgcgcacacacacacacactcacacacacactgacaggcacgcacttacacacacacacacacactcacacacacactaacacgcacgcacttacacacacacacacacacacacacacacacgggaagTTTCGGTCCAGCTCTTTCCACATCAGTGCTTCTGCTTTTTCTTGACAAAACACGTTTCATATTTGTGCTGAAACTAACTAAAGAAAATGTTTCCGCCGTTTctgttctgtttgtgtttgtggcgTCTGGTTGGTaagttaaatgtgttttattgcttcAGTGAcacttttagtcatttatttgaaTAGGATTAGCGTATCTACTGAGTTTTACTGTTGTATCAGCGTGTGATTAAAAACAGCACAGAGATGCAGAAGCCTTGATCTGTGAAAACTGATTTCTGTATTTCCTCCAGGTGTGTTTGGTGAAATCAAGTCCGTGTCAGTGATGGAGGGTGAATCTGTTACTCTACACACTGAGATGACTATAGTACAGGGATTTTATGTGATACTGTGGAGATTTGGTCCTGAACAGACTATCATAGCTTCAATTCATAAAAGGGATCAAATCTTCTTTCCATATTGGTCTGATCGTGATGATGAAGTGAGATTCAAAGGCAGACTGCAGGTGAATGAAaagactggatctctcaccatcacAAACATCACGACTGAACACTCTGGACTTTATCAACTAGAGATCAGATCGGAAGTGGGAAAAATTTCACACAGTTTCAATGTTACTGTCTATGGTGAGTAGATAATTATGTGCTGCCAGTTTCATACTCAtgattatttaatgaatatataaaacaattaaaccATGATCTGGTTTAATTatgcagatttttttaattatgaagtATGCAGATGATGAATACACTCCAGACAAACTTCATTTGGGAACGTGGGCATTGCTTCAAGACCCAAATCCGTGATGTAACGACAACGACTGCTAAAATAATTGATTCTGATTGTTTTGTTAATCAAGCACAAGGGACAACGatctttatatatacagtgaatcACTCACAGAGCCGGCTGATGAACGTGACGATATTTCTTACTGTTGTATGAATGCTGATGATTCAGACATACTTCTCCATCGGCGTACTATAAAGTAGAGAAGTGCATATTCAGACGCAGGGTCTCTCGCTGACTGACATCATAATAACTGTCACTCAACTCAGTCACAAATAAAACATGCTTCATTTTTATCTTCATTACTGTAAATCCCTCTTCATTAGTTCATGTCTTGTCCTTTATTCTCTGATGTTTTCCAGCTCGTCTGCCGGTTCCTGTGATCACCAGTAACTCTTCTCAAGGTTCTTCAAgctctaaatgtgtgttggtgtgttcagtggtgaatgtgacaccggcgactctctcctggtacaaaggaaacagtttattgtcctccatcagtgtgtctgatctcaacagtctctctctacctctggaggtggaatatcaggagaacaacatctacagctgtgtgatcaacaatcccatcagaaaccagactaaacatctcGACATTACTGAAGTCTGTCAGACGTGTTCAGGTGTGTCAGCGCTGATATTAGTGTTTATTTATCTGTTGTTGTTTTATACTGAAGTTTACatcataaaatatgtataaagtataaaaacaattagTTGAAAATCCCAATTTTGTTTCAGTTCCTCGTCACTCAGACGTGATCCGCTCTTGTGATTCTACTGAAGCTGTGATCCGATTGGTCGTCTCTGCTCTGATGGGCGTGGCTGCTGTTGCTGCTATTGTAGTTTTGGGTTATGACATCAGATCCAGAAGACTTGAACAGAAGAGATCACAGACTTCACATGTTCTCACATCTGGGCACTAGGTGGAGATATACTGAACAGATGGACACACTCATGTGCAGGAACTCATGACAGCAATTTGACATTCACAATAACAACATTTAGTTACCATGagtgttatttttattaaagtagATCCCCTCATTACTATTGAGAAGAACTCTTTAGAGGTTTATATTCTCTTCATATTCTTGATGATTGTTAAAATGATGTGATACTGTGATATATTCAGTTGCCCCTTCATTGAACCAAGCCATAAATTACCTTCAGTTAGCCTTCCAACAGCTTCAAGTCTCATTACATGGCCTCAAGTTAGTGATAAATACTAAAAAAACCAAATCTATGACGTTCTCAAGGGCTCGTTCCCAATCCCCAGATAATATAACTATTAACACACTAAATGGAGACTTAATTGAATATGTTTCAACATATAAGTATTTAGGTTTTTGGCTTGACAACAAACTTTCTTTCAAAATTCATGTTGAAAAGCTTGTAAAAAAGCTGAAACTAAGGCTGGGATTTTACTTTAGGAATAAGGCTTGTTTTAATATGTTAGctaaaaaaaccaaaaaacttTTGCAAGTCACTTTTTTAAGTGTTTGGGACTATGGTGATGTTGTCTACATGCATGCTGCCTCTAGTACTCTTCACCTTTTAGATTCTGTGTATCATAGTGCTCTACGCTTTTTAACTAACTCTGGTTCCCGTACTCATCATTGTACGCTGTATGAACTGATAGGCTGGCCGTCACTAAGTCTACGTAGACAActacatttgcatatttttctaTACAAGGCCATGTTGGGCAAATTGCCGGCATATTTATGTAATCTCCTCAAGAAGAATTCCCCCAGTTTTCATCTCCGCTCCACCAGGTGGCTCTCTTACCAGGTTCCAAGGGTTTTACTGAGCTGGGGTAAAAAGCCTTCTCTTACTTTGCTGGTCTTGGAATAATTTGCAAAATTCGCTACATCTAAATGATCTAGTCCCATTAAATGAATTTAAGGCT
This region of Xyrauchen texanus isolate HMW12.3.18 chromosome 48, RBS_HiC_50CHRs, whole genome shotgun sequence genomic DNA includes:
- the LOC127639477 gene encoding SLAM family member 5-like, with protein sequence MKSVSVMEEDSVTLHTEMTDISDHDFIEWTFVAENTLLVKINVLASSITVYDGADERFRNTLKVNHQTGDLTITHTTITHSGLYQLKTITSVSKNFNLTVYARLPVPVIIRDSSQCSSSCKCVLVCSVVNVTHVTLSWYKGNSLLSSISVSDLNSLSLPLEVEYQENNTYSCVINNPIRNQTKHLNITEVCQMCSDVIRSCDSAEAAMRLVVSALMGVAAVAAIVVLGYDIRSRRLHRLHQQM
- the LOC127639927 gene encoding SLAM family member 9-like, which produces MFPPFLFCLCLWRLVGVFGEIKSVSVMEGESVTLHTEMTIVQGFYVILWRFGPEQTIIASIHKRDQIFFPYWSDRDDEVRFKGRLQVNEKTGSLTITNITTEHSGLYQLEIRSEVGKISHSFNVTVYARLPVPVITSNSSQGSSSSKCVLVCSVVNVTPATLSWYKGNSLLSSISVSDLNSLSLPLEVEYQENNIYSCVINNPIRNQTKHLDITEVCQTCSVPRHSDVIRSCDSTEAVIRLVVSALMGVAAVAAIVVLGYDIRSRRLEQKRSQTSHVLTSGH